Part of the Spiroplasma turonicum genome, TTATAAAAAATGGTATTATTGTTACTGGTGGATTAGCATCAATTTATGGTATTAAAACATTTTTCGAAAAATACTTTGAAATACCAGTTAAAGTAGCAAGAAATGCGTCAAGTGCTGTTATTGATGGAGCAATTGCTCATAAAGAAACAACAATAAAAAGTCTTGAATACGAATTGGGATATGCAGAAGAAGTCATATATTAAACAAGAAAACAACTAGTTTTTTTGTTTTTTTTTACATATTAGCCTTATTTTATATAAAATTATTGTAGGATGGAGGTTAATTATGAGTATTATTTTAAATCAATTAAAAAAAGAAATTAATGAAACAATTATTAAACTAGATCTAAAAGGTGAATTAATAATAGAAAAAACAAAGTCTATTGAGCATGCAGATTATGCCACAAATTTTGCTCTTATAAATTCAAAATTAAATAACCTTAAACCTCTAGAATTAGCAGAAAAAATAAAAGAAAATCTATTAAAAAATAATAAAATAATAAAAAATGTAGAAGTTGCAAAACCAGGTTTTATAAATATTGAGATTAATGGCTTGCAACTTGTTAAAGTTTTAGATGAAGTACAAAAAAATAAAGAAAATTATGGTAGATCAGCAAATAAAAACTATACTTTTAATTTAGAGTTGATATCAGCAAACCCAACTGGTTTTTTACATATAGGTCACGCAAGAAATGGAATTGTTGGAGACAGTGTTAGAAGAATTTTAGAATTTGCAGGCTATAATGTTCAAACTGAATATTATACAAATGATGCAGGGAATCAAGTAAATGTTCTTGCAGTTACTGTATTCTACTACTATTTATTATTACTAAAAGTTGAAGTAGAAAAACCTGAAGAAATTTATGGTGGAGACATGTATGAAGAGTTAGCTCAAAATATAATAAATAAGTATGGGGACAAGTTCAAAAGTTTAAAAATTAATAATAATAAAATAAATGACCCTGAAACTCATGAACTTTTTAGAAACCTTTCTATAAATTATTTTATAAATATTATTAAAGAACAAATAGACATGTTGGACATAAAAATAGAACATTATTCAAGTGAACAAAAAATGTATGATGACAAATTAATTGATAAAATGCTTAATTTATACAAAAACATTGGTAAAACATATGAGAAAGATAACGCCCTTTGATTAAAAACAACTGAATTTGGCGACGATAAAGATAGAGTATTAAAAAAATCAGATGGTTCTTATACATACATAACACCAGATATTGCTTGTCATGATGAAAGAATTAGAAGAACCAATGCAGATAAGTATGTTAATTTCTGAGGTGGTGACCACCATGGTTATATTACCCGTGTAAGAGCAGGTTTAGCTTTACTTAATCATAGATTTGACATTTTAGATATAGATATAATACAAATGGTACGTCTAATTAAAGATGGTAAAGAATTCAAAATGTCAAAAAGAAAAGGTACTGCGGTTTGGTTGATAGACCTTATAGAGATGGTTGGAAAAGATGCAATAAGGTATATGCTAGCGTCAAAAAACCCCTCTTCTCATATGGATTTTGATATTGACCTTGTTGTTGAAAGAAACTCTACAAACCCAGTATATTACGCTCAATATGCAACTGCTAGATGTAAGAAACTACTAGATAAATTTAACTCTGAAATTATTACTGATGGAACTTTTGAATGAAACAGCAAAGAAAAAGAACTAATAATGCATATTGATGACTTTAACTCAACAATCGAGCATTCTGCATCAAAAAGATTGCCAAATGTATTGTGTGATTATATTCAAAAACTAGCCAAATTATTTCATTCATATTATGGTAATGATAAAATTATTGATTTAAATAATGTTAATGAAACAAATAAAAAACTACTTTTAGTATCATCAATATATCAAGTCCTTGTAAATTCTTTAACATTAATTGGTGTAGATTTTAAAGATTATATGTAAAAAGCTTTTAAAAGCTTTTTTTTATTGTTTTTTGTTTTTTATAGTTAAAATATTAAGTATTTGTAATAAAATAATATAAAATAAATTTTATTAATAAGTCCACTTATTTGGAAATATTTTGTATTTTCAAAACTTATGCAATATATTTTATCATAATACACACCTTTAAAGTTGAAAAAAGACAAATTTTATGCTAAACTTAATGTATGTTATGTATTCTACAATAAATAGAACTACATAATCATAAATTTAAAACATAGGAATTTTAAAGAAGGAGAAAAGTAAATGGCGATTAACAAGAAACCTACATTCGTTTCAATGGACTTAGGTACTGCAAATACACTTGTATTTATTTCAGGCCAAGGTGTTGTTTATAACGAACCATCAATAGTTGCTTATAGAATTAAAGAAAACAGAATTGTTGCAGTTGGAACTGAAGCATACAAAATGATTGGTAAAGGAAACAAAACAATTCGTGTTGTTAAACCAATGGTTGACGGTGTTATTACTGATATTAGAGCAACTGAAGCTCAATTAAGATATATTTTTCAAAAATTACGTATATCAAAACAATTAAAACATTCAATTATGTTATTGGCATGTCCATCAGTTATTACTGAATTAGAAAAAACTGCTTTGAAAAAAATTGCAGTTAATTTAGGGGCAGATCAAGTATTTGTTGAAGAAGAAGTAAAAATGGCCGCTTTAGGTGGAGGAGTAAACATTTATGCTCCTACTGGAAACCTTATAGTTGATATGGGTGGTGGAACTACTGATATAGCAGTTTTAGCATCAGGAGACATAGTTCTTTCTAAATCTGTAAAGGTTGCAGGTAACTACTTAAATGATGAATGTCAAAAATTTATTAGATCACAATATGGTCTTGAAATTGGTTCAAAAACAGCTGAGTCAATAAAAGTTAATGTTGGTTCATTAGCAAAATACCCAGATGAAAGAAGAATGAAAGTTTACGGACGTGATGTTGTTTCAGGTTTACCAAGAGAAATTGAAATAACACCAGAAGAAGTACGTGAAGTATTAAAAGTACCTGTATCAAGAATTATTGATTTAACTGTACAAGTACTTGAAGATACACCACCAGAATTAGCTGGAGATATCTTTAGAAATGGTATAACAATATGTGGTGGTGGGGCACTAATTAGAGGAATTGACAAGTATTTTGCTGATACACTACAATTACCAACTAAAATTGGTGAACAACCATTACTAGCAGTTATAAACGGAACTAAAAAATTCGAATCTGAAATTTGAGAAATTATTAAAGCTCAAAGACATCATGAAGACATTATGGGTAGATAATTTCCATAAAATTTAATAGAAATGAGGGGACTTATTATGTATCAAGAAACTAAAAGACCTTTTATTTCACTAGACCTTGGTACAAGTAACATACTAGCTTATGTTTCAGGCCAAGGTATTGTTTATAATCAACCAAGTTTGATGGCATATGATGTCAATACAAATAATCTAATTGCAATTGGAGAAGATGCTTACGATATGGTTGGTAAAACAAGTGATAATATTAGAATAATTACACCTCTAATTGATGGTGTAATAGCTGACTTAGATGCAGCAAAAGATTTATTAAAACATATATTTAATAGACTTAAAATGATGAACTTCTGAAAAAACTCAATTGTAGTTCTGGCATGCCCAAGCGGTGTGACAGAGTTGGAAAGAGATGCTCTTAAAATGGTCGCAAAAGACATGGGTGCAGATTTAGTAGTTATTGAAGAAGAAGTAAAAATGGCTGCAATTGGGGCTGGAATTAATATTGAATTACCAAATGGTCATCTTGTAGTTGATATTGGTGGAGGTACTACTGATATAGCTATTCTATCTGCTGGTGAAGTTGTAATATCTAAATCTGTAAAGGTTGCAGGTAACT contains:
- the argS gene encoding arginine--tRNA ligase encodes the protein MSIILNQLKKEINETIIKLDLKGELIIEKTKSIEHADYATNFALINSKLNNLKPLELAEKIKENLLKNNKIIKNVEVAKPGFINIEINGLQLVKVLDEVQKNKENYGRSANKNYTFNLELISANPTGFLHIGHARNGIVGDSVRRILEFAGYNVQTEYYTNDAGNQVNVLAVTVFYYYLLLLKVEVEKPEEIYGGDMYEELAQNIINKYGDKFKSLKINNNKINDPETHELFRNLSINYFINIIKEQIDMLDIKIEHYSSEQKMYDDKLIDKMLNLYKNIGKTYEKDNALWLKTTEFGDDKDRVLKKSDGSYTYITPDIACHDERIRRTNADKYVNFWGGDHHGYITRVRAGLALLNHRFDILDIDIIQMVRLIKDGKEFKMSKRKGTAVWLIDLIEMVGKDAIRYMLASKNPSSHMDFDIDLVVERNSTNPVYYAQYATARCKKLLDKFNSEIITDGTFEWNSKEKELIMHIDDFNSTIEHSASKRLPNVLCDYIQKLAKLFHSYYGNDKIIDLNNVNETNKKLLLVSSIYQVLVNSLTLIGVDFKDYM
- a CDS encoding rod shape-determining protein — translated: MYQETKRPFISLDLGTSNILAYVSGQGIVYNQPSLMAYDVNTNNLIAIGEDAYDMVGKTSDNIRIITPLIDGVIADLDAAKDLLKHIFNRLKMMNFWKNSIVVLACPSGVTELERDALKMVAKDMGADLVVIEEEVKMAAIGAGINIELPNGHLVVDIGGGTTDIAILSAGEVVISKSVKVAGNYFNQEILKYVRSEYNMSIGAITSENIKKNLGSLVQYPNERSMQIYGRDIISGLPKEAKVSSEEIRNILLSAFSKITDLVIEILEEIPPELAGDIMKNGMVICGGGALIRNIDKYFFDIFQLPCKIAAEPLGCVIDGTKAYEKIIVKRVNEGVYDASQDTYLKKLS
- a CDS encoding rod shape-determining protein — encoded protein: MAINKKPTFVSMDLGTANTLVFISGQGVVYNEPSIVAYRIKENRIVAVGTEAYKMIGKGNKTIRVVKPMVDGVITDIRATEAQLRYIFQKLRISKQLKHSIMLLACPSVITELEKTALKKIAVNLGADQVFVEEEVKMAALGGGVNIYAPTGNLIVDMGGGTTDIAVLASGDIVLSKSVKVAGNYLNDECQKFIRSQYGLEIGSKTAESIKVNVGSLAKYPDERRMKVYGRDVVSGLPREIEITPEEVREVLKVPVSRIIDLTVQVLEDTPPELAGDIFRNGITICGGGALIRGIDKYFADTLQLPTKIGEQPLLAVINGTKKFESEIWEIIKAQRHHEDIMGR